The sequence below is a genomic window from Anopheles cruzii chromosome 3, idAnoCruzAS_RS32_06, whole genome shotgun sequence.
ACGCAGCGACCGGCGTGACCGACGCCGTcgtcgaggaggacgaggaggaggaggagtaCGACGAGGGCTCGCCAGAAAAGgtacaaaatcaaaacacgaaTAACAATAAAGTTGACGTTGTTGCCAACGCTCCAGCTCAACCCGTAACGGTGACGAAACCGGAGAAGAAACCGGCGACCGGGGACGATGACGACTACCTGTCCGCGTTGgtgggcgacgacgacgaggacgatgacgacgacgatgacgatgatgacgacagCGAAGAggcgccggcggcagcggcggcggccgtggtgtCCGGGGGGTCCGCATCGGCGACTGGCCAGAAGGACGAACAGCAGACGACGAGTGGGGTCGCCGAGCCGgaggcggacgacgacgccgaggacgacgacgatgacgatgacgacagtGACGAACTCATCGACGAGAGCGCCGTGGAGGACATTGCCGAGACCGACGTGTGAGAGCAACGTCCCGAGAGTCGGTGCAGGAAACGGTGACACACCAGCAGACCtgtacagacagacagagcgagagagagagaggatggcCACCCGAGCCAAGCCAGGAAGCAAGACCCCCTTCGCTATCGGGCGAACAGAGATCAGTGGTGTGCCGATAGTCGACAATGGGAGGGAAGCCATTCCTTAGCCAACTGTGGCCTGAAACCAACCAAACTGCTCCTGTACCGGAACGTGAGACTCTCATCTCTTCTTGAACCTTCCACACACGCAACTTCATCGACTCTCATCGGCCGAAAAGAAGACCTTCCAGCGACAGAAGACTCATTGCCGCATCGACACACAAACCCGTACTACCCGCTTGCGCTGCCTCTTTCGTCCTCATCAACACAGCGTGCTGCGAACTTCCGTTTTACGATCAACCGAtcagcagccaccgcagcGCAACGGACGAACGCAAACTGACTGGAACACTTtaagataatttatttatttatttaaattatttatttatttaatttattcgtaCGGTCCCCGTACGTCCGTGACAACAACCGACTTACTACTACCGCTACACCGGAACAGGAACGAGACAGTGATAGCCCGACGATCGCTCAACACCCAAAACCAGGCACACGACGCAAGAGAGACaataaacaaagaacaaaTGACGAGATTGTGAATAAAAGTACCCAAGCaggtgttggtttttttctctcttttgtgCTTACACTTCTACCGAGAGGCTGGTACCGCACCCTTGTCCCCGAACCGCGGCACTAAGAGTCCTCTTCGGAATCGGATTTCCCGGCCAACATTTGACTACATCCCATACCGTTGTTCGGGTCGAACGTCGGCTCGAAACAGCGCCGGAAGATGTGGCGCATTTTCGCTTGCTTGCGTCTCCTTTCCTCGATCACTTCCGGTGACACGGGCACGATCGAAATTTCGGCAGGATGTGCCTCGCTGGGGTCCGCCGCATCGGGCTGCACTCCATGCAGCAGTTTGTGACGTTTCCGGGGTGGTACCGCAGAGGCCCTCCTGCTGAGAGCCTCCACTGCTGCTAGGTCCAGAgacgcatcatcatcatcgagcagcagcgcgtTCACTGATGGCCGCACGGAAACTACCGAAGATCTAGTGGATGGGCCTGCGCCCGCATCGAGGCTCGGCGTCGGAGCGTCTAAGCCATCGAGGAATGGAAGTTGTTCGGTGTTAAACAAGGCTTCTGAATTTGGTTTGGGTCGTTCGGGGGCCTTGGTAGGGCCATCCGCAGCACGACCGACGTCGTTCGCTGCCGGCAGcactgctggcgctgctggacCCCGGTCGTCTTCGTTCGCTGCCGGAATCTCTTTGGGGGAATGATTGATGCCCCCGTTGGATGCCCGCGAAACGTTGTCCGACAGGTTCGAGCTGGCGGTATTGATGtctgcggtggcggtgcgggCGACCGATTGCTCGGTGACCTTCCGTCGTTGCGCTCGTGCCGGCCGTGCCGATGGCATCATCGTGCCCATGATAAACTTTACCTGCACTAGGCCAGGCTTTTTCATCTCCAACATCAACGGTGCTCCGGGCTGCGAGAAACTCATTTCAATGTTTAGCTTGCTAAACGCTCCGAACAAGCTGAGGGATTTGAATTCCTTGTAGCAGAAGATCAGGTGTACCGGTTGATCGAGCTTGTAGGATAGAAAGGAGGACGAGTGAATGGTGAGCGTCGACCGCAACGAAGACCGATCGTGCTGATCGTCGTCCACGTGGTTAGACACCAACGTTTTGTCCGGCTTGAAATCGAACGCTATCTCCTGCACCGAGTTGTGCAGATGGATTAGGATGCTCGAAAACACCTTATTATTGCCCACGATTTGACTGGTAAACGATTGCTGCAAACGGAGGGAATTGATATTTTCGTCTTCGAGCAGACAGATTTCGCGCGTCTTCACTGCCTCACTCTTGCACCGGAACTGAAAAACCAGCTTCGATTGAGCGACATTCAAGCATACGTCGCAACTTTGGATCTGGAAAGGATGCGAACAGGCTTCAGTTCAGGGTGTGCAGATTCACACCTGGTGCACTGGTGCATGTCCTGGTGGCTTACTTTGGTTATGTTTTTAAAGATTCTCAACAACGGGCGCACCGACACCTTGCAGCAGTAGTCATCCggagtgccggtgccggtcgcaTTGCTGTAGCTGAGGAAGAAGTCACGCTCAAACAGTGCGGCCGCGTATGCCGTGTTGGTGGAATTGACCGTTTTCAACTCCAAGCCGTCCGGAGTCGCATCGAGGTACAGTTCGTTGCCGACTTTTGAAAAGCTGTTCACGGTTCGGGCCAGTACTACAACAAACGGTGGAACGCACTTCCATTAGATAAGACCAACCAGGGCAAAGGAAAAGGATGCTTACATTTCACATTACCGCCAATAATCGTGAAGTTCATTGCGAACCAATTCCTGCAATAACCAGAAACGAGTGAGCAACAAATGGAgcaaataaaagtaaacaaaaacataccaccaccggcgaggTTAATTTGACAGCCGGCTGATGGCAGTGGACGATGTTTATAACACCAGGTTGAGGTAGGATCGAAACAGTACTTCTGACTTATCAGTAAACTTTATTATCTTCACAAATTGACTCAAATTGATTGATTCAAATGTAGAAACGATTCTCGTTTTAATACGAATTACCAAAACCGATGTGTCACGATCGGTCGAAGGCGAAAGATAATGCAATTAAGGGAAGCCACTGCGGTGCACAACCTTGTCTTGACAGCGATACTGGTGCGAGCCACAACAGATCTAGTTGGCTCTTTTATCGTCAAGTGGTTCTCTGATTAAAATTGATCAAATATCGCATCGCCTACTGTGTCCACGATGGATTTTACGGGAAAAGTGGTTCTCATCACTGGAGCATCGTCGGGTATTGGTGAAGGAACCGCGATCTATTTTGCCAAATTCGGTGCTTCGCTCGCTTTAACGGGACGGAACGAGGCGAACCTAAAGAAGGTAGGCGAAGCCTGTGAAGCCCTATCGAAGAGCGCCCCGCTGTTGCTCGTTGCCGACGTTACGAAGGAGCAAGACAACCAGCGGGTTCTCGACCAGATCGTGGCCAAGTACGGGAAACTGGACGTTCTGGTCAACAATGCCGGCATTATCGGGagcggatcgatcgaaagcACGAGCATGCAGCAATACGACGAACTGATGAACACCAACGTACGTGCTGTGTACCACTTGACCATGCTGGCCACCCCGCTGCTGGTGAAGACGAAGGGAAACATTGTGAACTTATCGAGTGTGGCCGGTAACCGTTCGTTCCCGGGAATACTGGCGTACAGCTTGTCGAAGGCAGCGATCGATCAGTTCACTCGCTGTACCGCCCTGGAACTGGCCCCGAAACAGGTGCGCGTGAACGCCGTCAACCCAGGTAAGCGGCCGCAGGTGGAGCGAATGGTCCGTTTTCAGTTGTAAAGTCCGGTTCCGCTTCCTTCCAGGTGTGATCGTCACCGACATTCACAAACGCGGCGGAATGGATGAGGAAGCATATGCGGCGTTCCTTAAGAAATGCGAACAAACGCACGCCCTTGGGCGGCCAGGGGTCCCTGAAGAAGTCGCAGCAACGATTGCCTTTCTCGCGTCGGATGGCGCCAGTTTCATTACGGGCGTCACCCTGAACGTAGACGGTGGCAGACACGCGATGTGTCCGCGGTAGGGGTGTTTCGGATGTATCGACGATCAGCATCGCTTACAACATTGTGTCAAGCAAAAGGaggatatttttattttaattcgtaCGGCAGAGCGAAATAAAACAGTTCACCGCACAGGAGGATGTAAATGCGACTGGCGTAATGGTTTGCGTGATGGCACTATTAGCGGGGGCACATGGCATGACGTCCACCATCCACCGGCAAGCTGGCACCGGTAATGAAGGACGATGAGTCACTCGCTAGGAACACGATCGCGTCGGCCACCTCGGAAGCCTGGCCCGGGCGACCCATCGCATGGGTGTTCTTGGAGTGCTCCAGGAACTTGGCGTACGTTTGCTCGTCCATCCCGCCACGTTTGTGCAGATTCGTTACCGTCACACCCGGATTGACGCAGTTCACGCGCACACCCTTGGCGGCCAGCTCGAGGGCAACGCATCGCGTGAACTGATCTACGGACATCTTCGAGATGTTGTACGCCAGCACGCCCGGGAACGATCGGATTCCGTTCACGCTGGACACATTCACGACGTTACCCTTCGTGGCGATCAGGTGCGGGACGGCCAGCATCGTCAGATGGTACACCGCCCGGATGTTGGTGTTCATCACGCGATCGAACTGCTCCAAGCTTGTCGTCTCGATCGTACCCGTTTCGATGATACCCGCATTGTTGACCAGCACATCCAGCTTGCCATATTTCTCGATCGTGGCCTTCAGCACACGCTCCGTGTCGGCTTCGTTGCTAATGTCTCCCGGTACAACGAACGGCGCCCCTGCGGTTCCGGTacactttttggccacatCGTTCAGATTGTCCACCTTGCGTCCGGTCAACGCTAGCGATGCTCCGAGTTGGGCAAACTTTtgcgctgccgccgccccgATGCCGCTGCTGGCACCGGTGATGAGAACCACTTTGCCGGCTAGATTCATTCCGCAGGCCactttgttttggttgttacATAAAGTGATTGCCGTCTGACTGACTGCGTAGCTGCGCGTTGCGCTTAGTAACGGGAGGTCGCAAGCAAACACAACACTGCGCTGCACCAACACACAAGCCCAGCTGTGATAAGCGGAGATCGCGCTGAGACcgtgcactatggggaaaaggcggtcaaaaataaaaaggaacgaTTTTAGtcatattttcctaaaatagataagttatcttTGAGCGATCCAAATTTGTAACCTTCTGCGTTGCGTTGATTACCAATGCACATATGATCTCAATGGTCGGCTACTCTAGTCTTAAACCTTAATTTTTATCACGATTTCTGGTGAAGATATTTACTATACCTCTATGAATACGTTTCGGTGTTGAGAGAGACGAATGTTTGGTTATTGCAGTCCTCAAATTAGAAGAAGGTGTTGACTTCACCGGCGCTAGAGGATCACGATCACAGACTGTCTCTATTTCATCGGGCGCTTGAATCGGCCAACAACCTTTAAAACTCGTATTAACGACCCATAATCGGTGAATGCAAATTTTTCAAGGTTTTTGCCATCTTAAAAGCTGAGAATCAAAGTGGTATCTTCTGAATTCGTCATCGCGAGTTTCTTATCCTTCATTCTTCAATTTGAACAGCAAATCATATAAGAAATCACGTTATTATTAATAATTATAAACTGAATGTGCTCTGGTTGCTTTAAAACTGAtcaaaacgaaaggaaaagatgtttaaaaatgaaaacttcaagctttaAACTTCACATTAACCTATGGACGCGCACGGCTGTGCCAGCACACGATATTTAATCAATGCCCCGAGAGCACCTGGCACAGATGGAAGTCCGTTGCGTTCATGTTTGTGCTGTTGACCCAGTCCGGTATCTGGTCGCTGGCCTTCAGCGGTCCAAGCCTAATTCCTCGTCCTGCGTTAATGCGAAACGTATGCGAGTGGCACAAATCTGCCAGAAATGGtgcataataaattaaaaggCACGCAAAATTTTATAAGAATTCGCACAGGCCGAACGCAGCgcaaaaagttggccaacGTCTTGGCCAAAAAGGAGGACGCAAAGAGAAATTATGCTCATTACTCACGCTACTCATTAGAAAACTTTTGACTCATGGCTCATGCCAATGTCGCCCGTTCCATGGCCATCTTTCtcgtgatttttttgttttttttgggtctcCCGTAGGACCGTAGAAGACTACGGCCCGCGGTAACTTTTACTGCACTTTGATGACCGCGGCCGCGTCCAATTAATGGGGATGGTAAGCGGTAAAAAAGGCTCCGGGCTGAACGCTATTTGAAGCCATTATTGGTTTGGCAGAGCTTTTCGCGCGAGTATAATTTCTTGCTTATCCTTATAAAACTGCTGTTAGCGGATCGGTTCGCTGGCTTGGCTTTGGTACATTGTTTGGCTACAGAAAACATTTGCTGCACAGTTTGAACCGCCTTGCTACGCAGGATTTCTGGTATTCACGCTGAAACAATGTATGTAATTTCAACTATCGCGCTCCACAAAAACACCAAATCGTGTTACTGTTGTTTGCCAGAAGTGGTTTGTTGATTTCAAATTTGCTTTGTCCTTGTCTGGTTGCTAGCTTTGAgattggccaccgtcgtcgtcggatttcaaccgggcaccgggaaatCCGGGAGATCCTAGATAAACTTTTCAATTGATTCCCCAGCCAGCTACCCGATTCCCAACCAACCCGAGTCGAGGTGAGTGTTAGCGATGGCACGTGGAGGGAACATTTGAACGTAAACAGTCTCCCAGTGAGGacccccgaaaaagggatTCCCCGGCCGGTCCGGCTCGGTCCGGTGCACTTTCGTTCGGGCGTCCAAATGACTGCTGTGGGCCATGTTCCAGGGCGCTCTTTAGgaaagtttgttttgctgtttgttttcaatgGCGACCTACTCCGTCCCGGGATTTCGGAACCGGGTCGGAAGCAGTCGACGAGTCGCCACGGATTAGAGGCTCTCAAaaggcggcagcggccggccGCCGATTGTTGTCGGTTGTAGCTTAATGtttaaagtaaataaaacaaattgtgTATGTGGCCATGTAATTACCCGGCAGGATGGATGGTCACCGGGTGGTGCACACCAATCTGTACGATTTACGGTGGACCGCCCAGCAGGTTCGATCGGCCAATTAAATGTATTCCTTTGGAACGACAAATAAGAACATCGGTCACTCGGAATTATCGTTTCGGACCGCTCTAAGGGCACCCTACGAATTAATCAACCATTTTTCTCAGGGACTCAGCGACTACCAACCATCAGCAAACAAGCATGTCACCGATGGTTTgccggggtttttttctgtgtgtgcaaCTAAACTGTGGATCGTTAAATGTGCCCTGCGGTTGGTCTCCGGACTTTGGTTCGGCAGAAAGTTTTAgttcgcttcggtttcggagAATTCACCGCAGAGCCGCATGCGAAAGTGTTACAGCGTGTCGGAGGCAAGGCGGAAGGCGAGGGCGTTCCGAAAGTTTgacgataaaaatatttgttatgACCTCTGCGTTGGTCGAACTTTCGGCATAAATACCGGGCCCAAGTACCGTATCATCGTAGCTTTCGTCATACTTCGGCCGGTTGGGAATGGTTGGCCAAATGTTGCGAGCTTTCGACATTCTTGGCTGTTGGGAATGTGGTCAGGCATTGCGGCAGCACTTGGAAGTGATTAATTTGTCCTAGTAAACGGGCAAAAGTATACCCGGTTTTTGGAGGTTGTCGACAAACAACTAAATAGAAACCTTCACCGGTGGTTTCGCTTTTCCCGTGAGAGTTGCATCTATCTAaattcggtccggtccggtatcGTTCGGTTGCTACTTGCCCGGCCGTGTTACTCGGTACTATTTAGTGTGTAGCCCTAATGTGGTTCCGTTGCGTGGTATTAAGTAATAAAAGGTCCTTTGATCGAGCAATAGGCCCCGAAGGTTATGATAAACTTGTTTCGGTTCCGTGATTGTTTGAGGATGCCGCACGGACACggcccaaacaaaaaactacgGACGGTGCCGCTAGATTATTATTCTACATTCTTTGCGGATAACGAAATCTCATTTCCGTCGCCCTATCTCCGGCTCCAGGATCCCAGTTTTTGGCCCCCAGAAGCGGTAGGCTCCGAACCGGCTAAAAGAATTAGTATTAACACAATATTCCAGCCGGCTACGCTTCGTGTCCGGCCGGTGGTCATTTGATGTTGGCAAATTTTCGTCCGAACTCCGCCACAACGCCTGAGGGTCCGGAAAAGTGGACCGCCTTCGCATCGGAAACGGGAGGTTTAGCATCTCCGGTGtgccacggcggccaccggtagcGAAATATTTCCATCATAATCCGGATGAGGCACACGGCACAATACGTGGGATGTATTTAACGCATCATCAATTTTGTCCATGTTTCGGAAAGTTATTCTAGCtttgttccgttccattcccCGGAGTTCGGTGTCGGCTGGGTCGGGTCAACAGATTACACAGGCTGACACGGCAGGCCCCAAATGTGGCTCACAAAGCGTGGGAATTTCGCCATGGACCATGGATCGAAGGCAACCGGATGCCACCAGGGCCGCTGGCTTATCGAATGGGACGCAACGTATCGAGATTCCTAGCAGAACGGGGTTCCACGCCGTCCTGTCCGTTGCTGTTATAATTTCATTTCTCAAACATAAACTATTTgcaaatcatcatcaaacgCCTAGCGGGGCCAAGGCAATCAGTGGGGCCAAGGGCTcgtggcgacgcacgcacggacgcaCCATTTCTGGGAGAATattagtttaaaataaattgttttaccCATCGGACCATGGCCGACTTTGTGCGGTTTCGATGATTCGACGAAAGTCGGTCGGGGGGCCTGAGTCACTCTCGGTTTTTGGAACAACTCTATGTTGGCTCGGCTTGTGGCGTTTTCGTGATGATCATTATCTTAATGACAGATGCTGCGGCTAGTTTGGGCTCTATTCTGTTCGCTGCTGGAATTGATGATAGAAATCCgtttatgtaaatttaattgtttgcCACCGCCAGACTGACGGCGATGGAAGCACAGAATGGAGTCGCACCGACGCCACACAACCGGCCGACGGAGACGGTCGGGAATCAATGATAATAGGCGTCTAATAATGATCTGATATAAATATCGGGGAGTGTTGCAATTGCCAATACATGCATTGCTTTGATCTGGCGCATACTTAACTCAATAGCTCAGATGTTGCCATGGTGCGATGCTTACCACGGTCCCGTAGCCAACTGATCTCATCGAGTAACGATGATTAATCGCACTACGGTTCCGCTTGGCATCCAAATCAATCCGCCTGAACATTTAAGCCGCATTTGCGTACCGCACCACCTCCAGATACCGACAAATTGTGCAGCGATCAACGAAGTAGTGCAGCTCATAAATCTGTGGCTTTACGGAATGAAAAACCGCTGTACATATATTCGCTATAGTTTCTGAAGAAACAGCGATGATGGGGGCGATATATTTCAACTTCGCCATGACAATGGACTGCGCCGTTCCCCGGGGAACGCAGGATTTATTGGATCGCATAATGGAGGATAGTTCTTTGTGCAGATCGTTCCTTTCTTCCACCGAGCAAATCTATCCTCCGGCGACGGAAGGCGCACCGTGAAAACTATCCCCCGGAGGTACCGAAATAATGACTTTTTTGTGTAGTTCCGTGTAGTGTAACGTTGgtctgatttttttgttgcccttcAGGCCCCTCCAGGGTGCATGAATTATGCGCAGCGCCATAATTTAGCTCGCGATGCACTTCAATACATCCGCCCGAAGAGAGCGACGAGCAATTCAATTTCCCGCGGGTGTCCGTTCCGAAATCCCGTGGCGGACTTGGCCCCGGCATGATAAATCATACCGAAATAATGTTGCTCATTGGTTTGATG
It includes:
- the LOC128274840 gene encoding cell cycle checkpoint control protein RAD9A, whose protein sequence is MNFTIIGGNVKLLARTVNSFSKVGNELYLDATPDGLELKTVNSTNTAYAAALFERDFFLSYSNATGTGTPDDYCCKVSVRPLLRIFKNITKIQSCDVCLNVAQSKLVFQFRCKSEAVKTREICLLEDENINSLRLQQSFTSQIVGNNKVFSSILIHLHNSVQEIAFDFKPDKTLVSNHVDDDQHDRSSLRSTLTIHSSSFLSYKLDQPVHLIFCYKEFKSLSLFGAFSKLNIEMSFSQPGAPLMLEMKKPGLVQVKFIMGTMMPSARPARAQRRKVTEQSVARTATADINTASSNLSDNVSRASNGGINHSPKEIPAANEDDRGPAAPAVLPAANDVGRAADGPTKAPERPKPNSEALFNTEQLPFLDGLDAPTPSLDAGAGPSTRSSVVSVRPSVNALLLDDDDASLDLAAVEALSRRASAVPPRKRHKLLHGVQPDAADPSEAHPAEISIVPVSPEVIEERRRKQAKMRHIFRRCFEPTFDPNNGMGCSQMLAGKSDSEEDS
- the LOC128272826 gene encoding 3-oxoacyl-[acyl-carrier-protein] reductase FabG-like, whose protein sequence is MDFTGKVVLITGASSGIGEGTAIYFAKFGASLALTGRNEANLKKVGEACEALSKSAPLLLVADVTKEQDNQRVLDQIVAKYGKLDVLVNNAGIIGSGSIESTSMQQYDELMNTNVRAVYHLTMLATPLLVKTKGNIVNLSSVAGNRSFPGILAYSLSKAAIDQFTRCTALELAPKQVRVNAVNPGVIVTDIHKRGGMDEEAYAAFLKKCEQTHALGRPGVPEEVAATIAFLASDGASFITGVTLNVDGGRHAMCPR
- the LOC128272827 gene encoding 3-oxoacyl-[acyl-carrier-protein] reductase FabG-like, encoding MNLAGKVVLITGASSGIGAAAAQKFAQLGASLALTGRKVDNLNDVAKKCTGTAGAPFVVPGDISNEADTERVLKATIEKYGKLDVLVNNAGIIETGTIETTSLEQFDRVMNTNIRAVYHLTMLAVPHLIATKGNVVNVSSVNGIRSFPGVLAYNISKMSVDQFTRCVALELAAKGVRVNCVNPGVTVTNLHKRGGMDEQTYAKFLEHSKNTHAMGRPGQASEVADAIVFLASDSSSFITGASLPVDGGRHAMCPR